The Streptomyces cynarae genome contains a region encoding:
- a CDS encoding response regulator codes for MVQKAKILLVDDRPENLLALEAILSALDQTLVRASSGEEALKALLTDDFAVILLDVQMPGMDGFETAAHIKRRERTRDIPIIFLTAINHGPHHTFRGYAAGAVDYISKPFDPWVLRAKVSVFVELYMKNCQLREQAALLRLQLEGGKSGGGDSKEPAGILAELSARLAAVEEQAEALSKQLDDESADAAAVATAAHLERKLTGLRRALDALEPGTGSGAPSVPSQN; via the coding sequence ATGGTGCAGAAGGCCAAGATCCTCCTGGTCGATGACCGGCCGGAGAATCTGCTGGCGCTGGAGGCCATCCTCTCTGCGCTCGATCAGACGCTGGTCAGGGCATCGTCCGGGGAGGAAGCGCTCAAGGCGCTGCTGACGGACGACTTCGCGGTGATTCTGCTGGACGTCCAGATGCCGGGCATGGACGGTTTCGAGACCGCCGCGCACATCAAGCGGCGCGAGCGCACCCGGGACATCCCGATCATCTTCCTGACCGCCATCAACCACGGCCCGCACCACACCTTCCGGGGGTACGCGGCGGGCGCGGTGGACTACATCTCCAAGCCGTTCGACCCGTGGGTGCTGCGGGCGAAGGTCTCCGTTTTCGTCGAGCTGTACATGAAGAACTGCCAACTGCGGGAGCAGGCGGCCCTGCTGCGGCTCCAGCTGGAGGGCGGCAAGTCCGGGGGCGGCGACAGCAAGGAGCCGGCGGGCATCCTCGCCGAGCTCTCGGCGCGGCTCGCGGCGGTGGAGGAGCAGGCGGAAGCGCTGTCCAAGCAGTTGGACGACGAGTCAGCGGACGCGGCCGCGGTGGCGACGGCGGCCCACCTCGAGCGCAAACTCACCGGCCTGCGCCGGGCGCTGGACGCGTTGGAGCCGGGGACCGGCAGCGGGGCGCCGTCGGTGCCTTCGCAGAACTGA